The DNA window AATAGGTCGCTGAATGGGAAACGGAGAGATCGACCGTCGGCGTTTCATCGTTGAATTCCCGGCGATGGATCGATCCGGCCGCAACCTTGTAGGTGCCCTTGAAGGAGCGGATAGCAAAGTCGCCCTGGCTGCGGATCTGGGCTTCGCCACGAAACGGCAGCTCCTCGGTCAGCTTGCGTCCCGACACGCGGCGGAAATGCTCCTTGCGGTCGCAGAACTGGACGACCTCCTGATCGCCGCTTTGATCGAACATGTAGAAGATGCCGAATTTTTCGCTGAGCCGCGAGATGAAATCGAAATCGCTTTCATTGTACTGCATGGTGAAATCGAGCTTCGGATAGCTCGACTTGTCGGCAAGTATCTGATGCAGGATGGAGCGGCCGATGCGGCTGGAGGCGGTTTTGGAGCCGCTCTTGTTGCCGTCGCTCAATTCCTTCTCGACAATGTCGACCACGTTCATGTCGTGATCGGTGCCGTAGATCTGGTTTTGCCGGCTAAGCCTCATCAGGGCCAATTCGGGGGCGATGACGAAGCGGTAGCAGAATTCGCGGTTGGTGGTCGGATCGAGCGTTGTTGCGGCGGCAACGATGCCGTGGACCACGGCTTCCTCGTCAAGCACGCGCAGCTCGAGTTTCGCCGCCTTGCCGAGCATCTGCTCGATCTGAAGCGGAGTACGGCAAACGACATCGGCCTCGAATTCATAGGCGCTCGACAGCGCCTCGCGTCCCCTGACGCTTTCGACGTAGACCGCGTCCGACGTTGTTCCCGGCAGCGTGATCAGCATTTCCTGCATGCTATTCGTGCTCATCTTCTACTCTCTCGGCTGTTGTCGTCAGGCGCTCGGGTTGACCAGGCACACTTGGGAGGGAACGATCGTCATCCCGACCGAATTGGGCGATATGCCGTTCTGCAGGGTGGGATCCAGCAATGCGCGGGTGGCCGGCATTGCTTGAATGAAGAATTTGACGGAGCCGATGGCATTGTGGCTCTCGGAACATACCATGCCCGATGCGACGCCGGGGCCGGGGCCGCTGATCGTGACCGGCGCCTCGTTCATGAGATTGTGCGACGGCATGCACATGATCAGGAATCGGAAATTCGTCGGAATATCGGTAGGGCGCATCCCCATGCTGATGAAAGGAACGGGAACGGGACCGACGGGTGTGGGCTGCAGGTAGACGTCAGGCGCCGAGAAATCCATTCCCGGAATGGGCCCTTGTGAATTCACGAACATTCTTTACCTCGTCTCCCTGGTATCTTCTTCATCGAGCACGACGATCCGCGGCGAATAGAGCTCGCTGATGGCTCGGTCCTGGTCTGTCTCGATCACGCTGCCGGATGCGCCGGCGAACAGCGCGCCATCGCGCCTGGCTGCATGAAACTTGGTATTTGAAAAGGTCGCGGCGCCGAAATTGCCGGCGGAAAGATCGGCACGGGAAAAGTCAGCCTGCTGCAGGCTGCAGCGTTCGAATTGCGCGGCTTTCGCGTCGGCTTCGGTGAAAGCGGCCGAATAGAGCTGGCTGCCGTTGAAGATCGCGCCCTTGATGCTGGACTGGACGAAATTCGACATCGACAGATTGCTGTTCGACAAGTCGAGCCCGTCCATCCTGCTTTTGGTGAAGCAGGTCATATTCCCCGAAATTCCCGAAGCCGATGCCCCCTCGAAATCGCAATCGGCAAAAACGCTGCCGTCAAGTCGGGCGGCATCGAGACGCGCCTGCGTGAACTTACCCTTGTAGAAGGTACATCTCTGCAGCGATTGTCCTTTGAG is part of the Rhizobium jaguaris genome and encodes:
- a CDS encoding type VI secretion system Vgr family protein, yielding MSTNSMQEMLITLPGTTSDAVYVESVRGREALSSAYEFEADVVCRTPLQIEQMLGKAAKLELRVLDEEAVVHGIVAAATTLDPTTNREFCYRFVIAPELALMRLSRQNQIYGTDHDMNVVDIVEKELSDGNKSGSKTASSRIGRSILHQILADKSSYPKLDFTMQYNESDFDFISRLSEKFGIFYMFDQSGDQEVVQFCDRKEHFRRVSGRKLTEELPFRGEAQIRSQGDFAIRSFKGTYKVAAGSIHRREFNDETPTVDLSVSHSATYSGQGIDVRYGENYRTVGEGNFLATRRMEQVAAERLTFVGESNIPLLRPGIIFKLVDHPIAELEAYYVITHAEHEMTEPTPLGFSSTDKKSEPYRNRFTCIPFNTQYRPPLLTPKPVVNGFLIGFVDGEGSSKRAELDQYGRYRIRIMDEESGLSGGKASYLVRKAEPYGGGDGFGSHSTLNVGTEVILGFLHGDPDRPVIMGAFSNAHFSNPVTQTNSNVAHRTRTASGIILQMCDGAAS
- a CDS encoding PAAR-like domain-containing protein; the protein is MFVNSQGPIPGMDFSAPDVYLQPTPVGPVPVPFISMGMRPTDIPTNFRFLIMCMPSHNLMNEAPVTISGPGPGVASGMVCSESHNAIGSVKFFIQAMPATRALLDPTLQNGISPNSVGMTIVPSQVCLVNPSA